tatattttattgtCGATTATGTTTTTactaaatttccatagagagcatttagagcttaaaactcttcactgctttcctttgtttgaaaaataaaaaagtatttagaatacaggtaataaaatggcaaatttccatagagagcatttagagctagaaactcttcactgctttcctttgtttgaaaaataaaaaatatttagaatacaggtaataaaatggcaaatttccatagagagcatttagagcttgaaactcttcactgatttcctggcttgagaaataaagaaaaatggtttttgctatttaatttcattttcttattttatttaaaaaaggtgacaaaatgtaaaaaaatatcatagagattatttagagcttaaaactttcttatggttatcttgcttgaaaaatatagttttttatgttgaattaaataaaaaagaaaagtttcctgaaatctttataaggttaaacttatgttaactgattttctttttataaaattaaaataattgttagaagatttagttttaatttttttaacttgcgtatttgaaattgttttatatcttaatttgttgtacaaaacttgtaattttgttaaacatttgttttgtcaagacaaacataaaaatagctgtaaaataattttgttgtttctaatcttaattacttaccagtacaataaaaagaatataattttataaatttgtataattttatctgaaatttctttcaaccatccagacgagagcatttaacataaaaactctctatgAACACTCTGCTATACTAGTTTTCACTTCAGACGATCTCTACCAAACATGCCTCATATTACCTGTGCCTACGACGCGGTCGCTTTGTGTTTGTCGCAAACAGTATTTATTatagaaatagtttttattttttatttcggtatctattgaagatagagctttggtgtcttcgagagagttgttcatttttggtagttgagcaactttgccgaaaacaaaaatattctatacattgtatcttagaaaataaatagttttttcttgttttgcacaactaaaatcaaccaaattgtaatgacgtctgagacaataatatagaaccttttggtaccagcaactttctagaacatgtcaactttctaaaacttatcgtttttgagatatatgcaaatcaatatcatttttccccatacagagctggctctgttcgctgcatacagagcttagctctgttctaccatacagagcaggtaaggagtttttattgagcctgtAGAGCTCGATGCGTCTCTGTCCCTAGGTTAGAAGGAGAAAAGCAAGAGAGAGAGCATTTATTTTTGCTCTctctatttttgacattttgcaggGGTGGGACAATAACAGTAGGGGCCCTgcactaaaacaaaaatataaagtccaaATCCAGCTGCAAATGCGCTGTAAAAGCGCTTTTGATGCAGATGTGAAAACTCTTTAGCTTTTACCCGCAGCTGGAAATGCGCTGTTAGTGCTATACAGTGACTAAATTTAGTGCTgaatggttacttgggtagtttatgtatgtttttggtagtatttggcctattctaccacctcctatcattatattttgcctatcttattttttcatgttttgttacagtaactttttcatgtttttgcttgtttttcacacttTCTAATATAAAATGGCATCATTATcattcaaattgtaaaaaatgcgtagaggcatagtctgggacactataaaaattactgcatactgttttttacataaaatataggaaatgttgtaaataaaatgtaattttttaaaacattggcaaagtcacataaaatcagagctgcggagtcgggtcatgttttagGCGACTCCgactttctgagttaagccgactccggctttcagcttcaTACGTCCCcttcgactccaactccggcctgccaactctagccgactctgactccgactccgactccagcttttaacaaattgttgactccgactccgactccaacactaattaagaatatctaaaaaatgtttaaataaaatctccattcctctaactatcccccaCCTATTAGATATTTTGGAGGTTATTTTGCAACTTTCCTTCAGTAGACATAGACGATTCTTTAGGCACCTGCAAACTCTGTTCACAACTTGGAATTAATCAGCTTTTCAAAGGTAGGCCACATCTCTGCTTAAAATAGCTTCACACTATTATGCTCTAAtaacgaaataaatgaaatgaaatgaaaagtaTTGATAACATAACTCACATGTTTATCTCACACATGCGCGTATacctgtaaaccggggtgacattgatgttTAGGGTTACATTGATAAGTTGAAGTATTTTTTGCACATTGATAGTACAAAATGATTTTGCAAAATCAGAGTATTTCAAGAAGTAAAATTTGATTCTGTTTTTAAgaataattgtaatttttatttaattaacccaaaatttacattacttttttactaaaaattggtaaacaagtaaaaaaaacatgttattgttatataaaaaaatgggagAGCTAGACTTCATAATCGATTTgacatataaaatcattttaggcTTTAATTTGTAAGACACACAgaaactatcaaagtcacccaccCTGGTATTAAAATAAACAGTTTACTTAACTGTATTCCAAAGCTCTACTGAAATTTATGTGAAAATACATAAATTGACATTTTGTAATCCAGCCACGAATCCAGCCCAGTATTACTGCGCATGACAGGTaaactaattgaactgaaactgaaacggTACAGCAAGCATTGATTATcttcataatttcaaataaaattgagaTGATAAACATCGATTCTAAACCTCTCAAGGTGGTAATTctttaattaaatattaaaaagtaaATTTGGACACAAATCAATTGTCTTTTTAGACATGGCGCATGCTCGGCATGAAGTGCTTCAAAGGCACGCTTTACCCAAAACGACCCTCCATTGCATTTACGTCTTTTACTACTCAAAACTTAGTAAAACTCAATTGGCCAAAATTTATGGCAAGCACCCATCTACGAtttaaaactggattgaaaagTACGACGAAACAACGGTTCCAGCCTTGGTTCCAGCTCAAGTTCCGCAAGCCAATAAGCTTTACAACCGTCAATCGCATATTGCATGCCGAAGGATACAGCTGGAAAGTTCTGAAGCGTCGAGCGGGACAGTTGCGGACTCAAGATGTTACCGGTATCAAGCTGAACTATCTGTTGTGATGTGTGACATTCATAATTTGAGTTTCTTGACGAGCTTACTATTGAAAGGCTTGTATGCatatcggaaggaaaggggtaaagaaacagctttacgaacagcagaacaaaggagagggagcgttttcttggggcttttcttcaccctctctggcttgctttcgctgccgctgctgcccatttgaaatttttcttgaccgattccttccgaagtgcatatacCGCTGAAAGGTTGAATATTGAGGACCAGGGGTACGCTCCTATTGGTGTCGGATCGTGTTCCGAGGCGAGTTTACTCACCGCCCAAGAGCTTCAATGCTGAGTTTTCTGGGCGTTAACGGATTGCACGAGTCGTTTTCCGTGGGAGGTACCTTCACATTCAGCATTAGTTTTTATTGTATTGATATatgaaataaatgttgaaatgaAGTTTAATATTTGGATACAATCGCATTTAAACGTTAAAGGCTTATTCTTTTGCCTCGTGCTTCCTGATGGCTCGTTCAATGCAGACAACCCATTATGTAAGCACGTGGTTCGTTTGCGTTGTTTGTCTCTTCTCTATTCACCGACTGATCACGCGCGAGAGGTACGAAGCAGAATCGACCTCATCACATTGATCCAGTATCAGTGGTGTCACGGTTCGCTTATGAGCGTATCACAACCACTCAATCGACGAACCTATCGGGTGAGCGATTATCGAGTGGGTCTGAACGATTCgcgaaccaaaatttcgatcaTCATTTCTCTGCTCGCTTGCCGCTCCAATCTGAACGGAGTAAAGAGAGCGTTCAGCGAACGGTTCGCCAACGGAGAATATAGGCACTGatagaaaaacttatttgtttttattcttcactcccacaaaattgttcaaatttgttaacgATAAAGTTATCAAGGGACCATCCCtaaactacgtggacaccttaggatgaggggggtgggggggcgGTGCTATGGCAATTAACCACGTTCCAtgaaaaaagatttaatttgaaaGGAAATTGTCTACGATGAGGGGGGTGGGGCGGttgatatttccaaaaaagtgtccacgtttgtggatggtccccaagGAACCAGGGAGTCCTCTGTTGACCCAGGacataaaaacataatataaaaaagttatgcgggtatgatctgcAGTCATAAACCGCAGACGTCTTGCTTATTACGGCGGTGGACCCACCGATAATAAATCCAGGGAGTTATTGgaagacccaggacatcccaatgaGTTGTTGCAGCCATGCTCTGTAGCCCTCCATAGTCACTTAAGCTGTCTGCCGTAGCCTTCTGTTGTCAAAATCATGAAATGTTTTTCTCTGAGTTCTGTTTTTAGCTCTTCTTGCGAACCGCTCATTGATGGTCCCTCTCACTCTAATTCGCGATGAGAGAGCAAGGGTTCATGCGAACCACGGCAGGCGTTTGGATCTTGGTTCGCTCGTGCTTGGTTCGCAATCATGAGCGAACCACACCACATGACGTATCGTTTGAACCACGATTCGAGTGAGCGAACCGTGACACCACTGTCCAGTATACATTCTGGTTCTCCGTAGCTCGACTTatcaattttaaaccaaatatcGTGTGGACAGCAAATTTCTTTTTGTAAGCAGGAAATAGTCAACTAAATAAGAAAACAGATGATTAATGACAGATATTTTCATCAAACAGAATATTTAACGGTTGCTatgatcttattttttttaacaggccgCACGTCATGCGGTCATACCACCCAGGCGTTTCGTAAAATCACTGG
This is a stretch of genomic DNA from Culex pipiens pallens isolate TS chromosome 1, TS_CPP_V2, whole genome shotgun sequence. It encodes these proteins:
- the LOC128092492 gene encoding uncharacterized protein LOC128092492 isoform X5 produces the protein MINIDSKPLKVTWRMLGMKCFKGTLYPKRPSIAFTSFTTQNLVKLNWPKFMASTHLRFKTGLKSTTKQRFQPWFQLKFRKPISFTTVNRILHAEGYSWKVLKRRAGQLRTQDVTDQILL